In Halomicrobium zhouii, the sequence GCAGCGGCCGCCGCGGAAGACGCGGGCGCCGCCGTCGTCCACCTCCACGCTCGCCGACCGAACGGCGAGCGCTCGTTCGCCACCGAGCGATTCCAGGAGATAGACGACGCCGTCCGCCGGCACGCCGAGGACGTGATCATCCAGCACTCGACTGGTGGGACGGGCGCCCCCGCCGAGGACCGCCACCTCCCCCTCCGGACGGACCCCGCACCCGAGATGGCCTCCCTCGACATGGGGCCGCTCAACCGCTACGACCACCTGACCAGCGAGAACACCCGCGGGATGGTCGACGCGCTCCACGCGGAGATGGTCGAACGGGGGATCAAGCCCGAACTGGAGGTGTTCAACGACGGCCACCTCAACGAGGTCCACGGGCTGCTGGAGCGACGCGAGCTCGCCGACCCGGTGTACGCGACGCTCATCTTCGGCGGCGGCACGCTGACGCCACCCCGGCCCCGGAACCTGCGCAACGCCGTGGACAACCTCCCCGAGGGAGCGCTGTTCAACACCCTCGGTTTCGGGCGCCACCAGCTCCCCTTCGCGACGATGGGCATCCTCTTCGGCGGGCACGTCCGCGTCGGCCTGGAGGACAACGTCTACTACAGGAAGGGGGAACTCGCCGAGAGCAACGCGCAACTCGTCGAGCGCGTCGTCCGGGTGGCCGAGGAACTCGGACGCGACGTCGCCAGCCCCTCACAGGCCCGCGACATTCTGGGACTGTAGGTCACCGGCGACGGGGTCGGGTCAGTCCCGGTCCACGACTATCTCGGGCAGCTGCGATTCGAGCATCTCGCGGTCTCCCTCGTACTGGGGCGGCAACTGGAGCGACGAGCCCAGTTCGTCCAGGTCCTCGTCGACGGTGAATCCCGGTTCCGTCGTCGCCACCTCGAAGAGGATGCCGCCGGGGTCGCGCGCGTACACGGACTCGAAGTAGCGCCGGTCCGTGATCCGTGTCGGTTCGAGTCCGGCGTCGAACAGGCGGTCGCGCCACTCGCTCAGCGGGACGTCGCCCGCGCCGAACGCGACGTGGTGGATGGTGCCGATCCCCTCCTTGCCGTACTCGGATTCGCTGTCGAGGATATCGACGACGGCCGGGTCCGCCTCGCTCTCGCCCGACACCTCGTAACGTACCCGGTCACCCTCCTGGTCGGCCAGGTCGAACCCGAACACCTCCAGCGTCGCCGCGGTGTGGTAGACGCTGGTCGAGCGCAGCGTCACGCTGTCGAGGCCGCGGACGGCGTACTCGGCGGGAATCGCGTCGGTGGCCGGCGGCCGCGACGAGTCGCTCTCCACGAGTTCGACCCGGACGCCGTCGTGGTCGCGGAACCGGACGACGGCGTCGCCGAAGCGTTCTACGGGTTCGTCGACGACCACCTCGAACTCGTCGGAGGCCGCGAGTCGGTCGTACCAGTACTCTGAACTCCCCTCGGGGACGGCCAGCGCCACGGCGCTGGGCTGGGGCTGGCCGACGCGGCCCACCTCGCCCCGCTGGTAGGGGAAGAAGGTGAGTAGCGTCCCTGGGTCGGCGCTCTCCGACCCGTAGTAGAGGTGGTACATGAACTCGTAGTCGAAGTTCACCGTCCGCTTGACGAACCGCAGGCCCAGCACGTCGGTGTAGCAGTCGACGTTCGCCTGGGGGTCGCCCGCGATAGCCGAGACGTGGTGGAGACCAGAGACGGGATCCCTCATCGTTACGGCGACCCCCGTTCCGGCGCTCTCCGTTCTGGTTCCCCTTCGAGGAGACTGGTGAGCCTCTCGCCGGCGGCCGCGAGGTCCGCGTCGCTCACGCCGTGGCCGTCCCCCTCGTCGATGCGTTCGGTGACGTCGCCGCCGAGCCGCTCGAAGACGGTGGCCGTCTCGCGGAGTCGTTTGGCGGGGACGTGCGGGTCCTCTGCGGTCCCGCTGACGAGAACCGGCGTGCCGTCGAGGGACCGCTCGCCCCGATACTGGTCGGTGTCGATATCGGGGCCGACCAGGCCGCCGCTGGCCGCGACGAGGCCGCCGTACCGCGTCGGATCGCGGGCGGCGAACTCGCTGACGAGGCAGGCGCCCTGGGAGACGCCGAACAGCAGTATTCGGTCGGTGGAAATTCCCGCGCCGTTCGCCTCTGCGACGGCGTCGTCGATGGCCTGCAGCCCCGACGACAGCCAGGGCTCGTTCGACTCGACGGGCGCGAGAAACGAGTTCGGGTACCAGCGGTTTCGCTCGGCCTGCGGCGCGAGGAGCGCCAGGCCGTGCCGGTAGAACTCGTCGGCGAGACGAACGACGCTGTCGGCTGTCGCCCCGCGGCCGTGAACGAGCACCGCGGCGGCGTCGGCCGCACGGAGCGGCGCACCGGCCGTCACGAGGGATTGATTCTGGTGCGGCCCGCTCACGCGCGCTCACCTCCCTGGAACCTGGGTGGTGTCTGTGAAATCATGGTTGATGACGTCTCTATGGTCGCCACTGCCTTCAGTCACCGCCTCCGTCGGTGATGCACTCGGGCTCTCCCGCGCGTTCGTCTCCACCGTGCCTGTTCAGCTCCGACGCCCGCGGACTCTCACCGCCGTGGGGCGTCTCGCGCTCGTGGACCGCCAGCGCGTGGACGGACTCCGTCGCGTCGTCGACGACCAGGGCCTCCCCGGGTTCGCTCGGCGTCCGTTCGGCGAAGGTCCCGTCCATGTAGGCGGGGCGAGCCGCCGCCAGCGCCTCCCAGTCGGCCCGGTTCGTCAGGCGGTGGGCGACCAGCAGGTCGGCCTGCGAGTGAGCCACGTCGGGGAGCGCGCTCGGTCGCTGGGTCGCGGCGACGAGGCTGACGCCGGGCTGTCGGCCCCGGGTGAGGAGCTGTCTGAGCGAGGGCGCCGCCACCCCGTCGAACAGGACGTGGGCCTCGTCGACCAGCAACCAGGGGAGAACGTCCAGCGCGCCCGCGACGCGCGCTCTGTAGAGGGACTCGGCGACCGCGGCGACGACGGTGTTCGTCGGTGCGCGGCCCAGCCCTGCGCAGTCGAGGACGGTCGGGCGCTCCGTCAGGTGCCGTGGCGCGAGCGCGTCGCCGCCGAAAACCCGCCACTGGGCGGCCGTGCGGAGGTGGTTCGCGGCCGCGCGGCAGGTCGCAGTCGCCGCGTCCGCGTCGTCGACGTACTCCTGCATTCCGGCGAGCGTCTCCTGCTCCGCCGCGGCCCGCCAGACGAGCGATCCGGGCCCGCTCTTCGGATCCAGTCCCACCAGGCGACACCACTCCCGGGGTGCGAGCGCGTCCGCGGCGACGCGCGGTTCGACGACGCGGGCCGAGACGGGCGGCCGCTCCAGCGTCCGGAACGCACCCATCGGGTCGACCACGACCGGCGCGACGCCGTCGGCGCCCGTCAGCGCCTCCGCGAGCACCCCGAGCGTGTAGGACTTCCCCGACCCGCGCTTGCCGACGACCAGGCCGACGTGGGGCCGGTCGAGGTCCAGTTCGACGCGCGCGCCGTGGCTCCCGTCGCGGGCCCGGTAGTGACCGAGCAACCCGGCCGGTCTGTTTTCCCCGTCCCCGGTTTCCCCGCCGCGTCCGATGACGACCATACCGGGGCTGGCCCCGGCTTCCCACTTGAACCCTCGTCCGGGCCTTTATCAGTCGGGACGGGGCCAGACCGGGCCATGTTCGCAGAACTGTGGCGCGACGACCGCGCCATCGAGGGGCTCCCGATCCGGCTCGTGATCGCACTCGTCGTCGGCGTCGCCAGCCTGAGCGTGATGATGAACACCATCGGCGGGCTGGACGCGATGACCGTCACCGAACTCGACGTCGCGCCCGAGCCGGAGGTGATCGAGGCCGAGGAGACCGAGCTCACCCTGACCGTCGTCGAACCGGACGGCGAGCCGGTCGCAGACGCCACCGTCGTCGTCTCCGGCGGCACGGCCACGCTGGACGGGGTGGTGACCGACAGAACCGGCGACGACGGGTCGGTGGACGTGGACGTCGACCCGTCGCTCGGTCCCAATCAGGACGAGGGGACCGTCGAGATAGCCGTCAAACCGCCCGCGAGTGGCGGGTACACCGATCGCCGGGCCAACACCGACATCCTCGTCGTAGCGGACGACTGATCGGACCGTGGCCCGGATTTCGCCGCCCAGATTCCGGGTAAGGGTTCCCTGCGGATCGTCTGGGCACGGAATAGCCACCAGTGGCCCGCTCCGACCGATTCCGGCCGGCACCGTTCGGGACTGTCGATGGCGGGTATCGACGGATCCGGACGGGCTAAGCTCTCGATAACGGCCGCGACAGCCTCCGTCGAAGTCGGTAAGTAGCCTATAATTAATCGGCCCCCTGCCGGAGTCGCCTGCATGAATCTCGCAGTGATCGGCTTCGGCAACGCGGGCGGCAAGATCGCCGACAGGCTGCTGGCCTTCGAGCGTGAGACCGGACGCTCGCTCAGCGCCTTCGCCATGGCGGTCAACGCGGCTGCCATCGACCTGGAGAAACTGGAGGAGATTCCGGAGGCAAAGCGCCTGCTCATCGGCCAGACCCACGAGCAGGTCAAGGGCCGGGGCGCCGGCGCGGACCCCGAACTCGGCGCCGAGGTCACCCGCCAGGACTTGAACGAGATCGAACGCGCGCTCGATGGCGTCCCCCTCCACGCCGTCGACGGCTTCCTCGTCGTCGCGGGGCTCGGCGGCGGTACAGGCAGCGGCGGCGCGCCTGTCCTGGCCGAGCGCCTCCGCGAGACCTACGAGGAGCCAGTCTACGGCCTCGGCGTGATGCCTGGCTCGGCCGAGGGCGGCCGCGCGTCGCTCAACGCCGCCCGCTCGCTCCAGTCCTTTACCAACGCGACGGACAACCTCATGCTGTTCGACAACGACGCCTGGCGCTCGACCGACGACTCCATCGAGGGCGGCTACCAGCGCACCAACCAGGAACTCGCCCGCCGGTTCGTCACGCTGCTGGCCGCCGGGGAAATCGACGGCTCGCAGGTCTCCGAGAGCGCGATGGACTCCAGCGACATCCGCCGGACGCTGTCGACGGGCGGCGTCAGCACCATCGCCTATAGCGAGGCCACCGTCGAGCGCGAGACGCGCAAGAGCCAGGGGCTGCTCGGCCGGCTCTCGACCAACGGCCACGACGAGCAAGAGAGCGAGAACAGCGACCTCCCGATGAAGATCCACGGCCTCGTCCGCAAGGCCGTCCAGTCGCGACTCACCTGCCCGGCCGACGTCTCCTCGGCCGAGCGCGCCCTGATCGTCATCTCCGGGCCGCCCCGCGAGTTCTCCCAGAAGGGGATCCAGCGCGCCCGCCAGTGGCTCGAACAGGAGACCCAGTCCGTCGAGGTCCTGGCCGGCGACGACCCCCGGCAGGACGCCGACCACCTCTCTGCGTGCGTGCTCCTGTCCAACGTCACCGACGTCCCCCGCGTCGACCAGCTCCAAGAGCAGGCGGTCGGTGCCCAGGACTCCATCGACGACCAGGCGGCGACCCGCGAAGACGAAATCGACGAGCTGATCACCGACGACCAGAACCGCCTCGACC encodes:
- a CDS encoding BKACE family enzyme, whose translation is MTYDDFLAGDPLIVTAALTGGVHGKEANPDLPETPEEIGRAAAAAEDAGAAVVHLHARRPNGERSFATERFQEIDDAVRRHAEDVIIQHSTGGTGAPAEDRHLPLRTDPAPEMASLDMGPLNRYDHLTSENTRGMVDALHAEMVERGIKPELEVFNDGHLNEVHGLLERRELADPVYATLIFGGGTLTPPRPRNLRNAVDNLPEGALFNTLGFGRHQLPFATMGILFGGHVRVGLEDNVYYRKGELAESNAQLVERVVRVAEELGRDVASPSQARDILGL
- a CDS encoding VOC family protein yields the protein MRDPVSGLHHVSAIAGDPQANVDCYTDVLGLRFVKRTVNFDYEFMYHLYYGSESADPGTLLTFFPYQRGEVGRVGQPQPSAVALAVPEGSSEYWYDRLAASDEFEVVVDEPVERFGDAVVRFRDHDGVRVELVESDSSRPPATDAIPAEYAVRGLDSVTLRSTSVYHTAATLEVFGFDLADQEGDRVRYEVSGESEADPAVVDILDSESEYGKEGIGTIHHVAFGAGDVPLSEWRDRLFDAGLEPTRITDRRYFESVYARDPGGILFEVATTEPGFTVDEDLDELGSSLQLPPQYEGDREMLESQLPEIVVDRD
- a CDS encoding alpha/beta hydrolase: MSGPHQNQSLVTAGAPLRAADAAAVLVHGRGATADSVVRLADEFYRHGLALLAPQAERNRWYPNSFLAPVESNEPWLSSGLQAIDDAVAEANGAGISTDRILLFGVSQGACLVSEFAARDPTRYGGLVAASGGLVGPDIDTDQYRGERSLDGTPVLVSGTAEDPHVPAKRLRETATVFERLGGDVTERIDEGDGHGVSDADLAAAGERLTSLLEGEPERRAPERGSP
- a CDS encoding ATP-binding protein, with protein sequence MVVIGRGGETGDGENRPAGLLGHYRARDGSHGARVELDLDRPHVGLVVGKRGSGKSYTLGVLAEALTGADGVAPVVVDPMGAFRTLERPPVSARVVEPRVAADALAPREWCRLVGLDPKSGPGSLVWRAAAEQETLAGMQEYVDDADAATATCRAAANHLRTAAQWRVFGGDALAPRHLTERPTVLDCAGLGRAPTNTVVAAVAESLYRARVAGALDVLPWLLVDEAHVLFDGVAAPSLRQLLTRGRQPGVSLVAATQRPSALPDVAHSQADLLVAHRLTNRADWEALAAARPAYMDGTFAERTPSEPGEALVVDDATESVHALAVHERETPHGGESPRASELNRHGGDERAGEPECITDGGGD
- a CDS encoding DUF7382 domain-containing protein encodes the protein MFAELWRDDRAIEGLPIRLVIALVVGVASLSVMMNTIGGLDAMTVTELDVAPEPEVIEAEETELTLTVVEPDGEPVADATVVVSGGTATLDGVVTDRTGDDGSVDVDVDPSLGPNQDEGTVEIAVKPPASGGYTDRRANTDILVVADD
- a CDS encoding tubulin/FtsZ family protein — its product is MNLAVIGFGNAGGKIADRLLAFERETGRSLSAFAMAVNAAAIDLEKLEEIPEAKRLLIGQTHEQVKGRGAGADPELGAEVTRQDLNEIERALDGVPLHAVDGFLVVAGLGGGTGSGGAPVLAERLRETYEEPVYGLGVMPGSAEGGRASLNAARSLQSFTNATDNLMLFDNDAWRSTDDSIEGGYQRTNQELARRFVTLLAAGEIDGSQVSESAMDSSDIRRTLSTGGVSTIAYSEATVERETRKSQGLLGRLSTNGHDEQESENSDLPMKIHGLVRKAVQSRLTCPADVSSAERALIVISGPPREFSQKGIQRARQWLEQETQSVEVLAGDDPRQDADHLSACVLLSNVTDVPRVDQLQEQAVGAQDSIDDQAATREDEIDELITDDQNRLDPV